Genomic segment of Candidatus Nanopelagicales bacterium:
TACGACCCTAGCCGTGACGCCCGCCAGAACCGACCCCTCCGCCAATCGCAGCGTCGGAGTTCGCGCTCGGCGTAGCGGATCGGGCACCCTTGCGCTGGGTCGATTTCTTGGACTTGTGACCGGCGGGAGGCTTGGGAGCCAGGTATGACAGATCAGTCCCGGTGTCGTTGGTGCGCTCGACGAATGGACGCAGAGCGGTATAGCGGATCACCGAAACGGAACCCGGATCCACGACGATCCGCTGGAACGCGTCCAAGTGCATACCGAGCGCGTCGGCCAGGATCGACTTGATGATGTCGCCGTGGGAAACGACCGCGAGAACTGCCATATCCCCAGCCACATCGTGGGATTTTCCGGCCCACTCGCGGCAGGCGAGCACGGATCGGGTTTGTGCTTGCAACATCGACTCGCCACCTGGGAAGACCATCGCCGACGGGTGCGCCTGAACCCGCGGCCAGAGTGGATCCTTCGCCAGTTTCTGCAGCTTTCGGCCGGTCCAGTCGCCGTAGTCACACTCGCCGAGTCGGCGATCCCGGGAGATCTTCAACCCGCGCCCCTTCGCGATGGGTCGCGCCGTCTGCAGAGTCCGCTCGAGCGGACTGGCCACCACGTGGGTGAGCGGGACAGCTCGTAGGCGTTCTGCCAGAGCGCCGGCCTGAGCCGTCCCGGTGTCATCGAGGTGAACGCCCGGTGACCAGCCGGCAAGTACGCCATCAACATTTGCGGTGGTTCGGCCATGGCGCACGAGGATCACTGTCGTCACGGCCGCCAGCGTAGGCCCCATCAACTCGACGTGGGCGAATGAACCGGTGGACAATGCTGGGCGTGATCAAAGTGATGGGCTACTTCAGCGAAGGTAAGAGTCAGACAGACAGTGCCGACCGTGCGGAGCTACCGGCCGGAGAACTACCTGGTGACGCTCAACTACTGCCCCGGCTTCACGAACTGATCGGCAGGGCGCAGGCAACTCAGGACCGGCGGTCGTTTGTCTGGATCGCGTTGTTCGAACCATCGATGGCCGAGATGGAATCGGTTGGGAAGCTGCTGAACCTGGCGGAGCTGGAGATGGAGGACGCGGTCAATCCACGCCAGCGTGCCAAGGCCGAGCTTCATCCGGACAGAGCCTTTGTCGTGTTCAAGTTGTTGGAGTACATAGAAGCGACCAGCGACATCGAGACCGGCCAGATGGCCGTCTTTGTTGGAACCGGATACGTGGTCACGGTTCGATTCGGCTTCACCAGTGACATGTCGTGGGTGCTCGACCGCATCGATGGCACTCACGAGTTGCTCGATCACGGGCCCGTGGCGATTCTGCACGCGGTACTCGACGCTGCGGC
This window contains:
- a CDS encoding MSMEG_4193 family putative phosphomutase encodes the protein MTTVILVRHGRTTANVDGVLAGWSPGVHLDDTGTAQAGALAERLRAVPLTHVVASPLERTLQTARPIAKGRGLKISRDRRLGECDYGDWTGRKLQKLAKDPLWPRVQAHPSAMVFPGGESMLQAQTRSVLACREWAGKSHDVAGDMAVLAVVSHGDIIKSILADALGMHLDAFQRIVVDPGSVSVIRYTALRPFVERTNDTGTDLSYLAPKPPAGHKSKKSTQRKGARSATPSANSDAAIGGGVGSGGRHG
- a CDS encoding magnesium and cobalt transport protein CorA, which gives rise to MNRWTMLGVIKVMGYFSEGKSQTDSADRAELPAGELPGDAQLLPRLHELIGRAQATQDRRSFVWIALFEPSMAEMESVGKLLNLAELEMEDAVNPRQRAKAELHPDRAFVVFKLLEYIEATSDIETGQMAVFVGTGYVVTVRFGFTSDMSWVLDRIDGTHELLDHGPVAILHAVLDAAADEYLQVVDEISRDIEQIEESVFSPERTDTSEAIYELKRENLEIRRAISPLASGAVLLSREQMVRMPEPLRPYFRDIGDHIMRASDAIDTNDSLLLTMLMASTARQDLQQNNDMRRISAWVAMAAVPTMIAGIYGMNFDFMPELHAWWGYPAVLTFMAGACGLMFRAFKRSGWL